In Glandiceps talaboti chromosome 14, keGlaTala1.1, whole genome shotgun sequence, a single genomic region encodes these proteins:
- the LOC144445324 gene encoding uncharacterized protein LOC144445324, which yields MGKSCCAFGCTNRHKKGCDFSFYRIPKDLDRRRQWLSAINRKNLEPKHAWLCSKHFITGAKNDDPNHPDYVPSVFSFITQQRKRKAETDLQRFERRSSKFKACMVPDEESNETEQETKFGKQEEMLTKDLTQENNDASIKLRSEVAELKEMNSWLIIENKQLRDDNQNLKIERDRLKERLDSISFSEETFSLNEKKCSFYTGLPNFVIVKMVFNLVASHIKTYSQNKLT from the exons ATGGGAAAGAGTTGCTGTGCCTTTGGATGTACAAACCGTCATAAAAAAGGATGTGATTTTTCCTTTTACCGAATTCCAAAGGATTTAGATCGACGGCGACAGTGGCTTTCGGCAATAAATCGGAAGAATCTAGAACCAAAACATGCATGGCTGTGTAGCAAGCATTTCATTACCG GTGCCAAGAATGACGACCCCAATCATCCAGACTATGTACCATCAGTGTTTTCGTTCATCACacaacaaagaaaaagaaaggcGGAAACTGATCTTCAGAGGTTTGAACGGAGAAGCAGTAAATTTAAAGCTTGTATGGTGCCTGATGAGGAATCCAATGAAACTGAGCAGGAAACCAAATTTGGAAAACAGGAAGAGATGTTAACCAAGGACCTGACTCAAGAGAATAATGATGCGAGTATAAAACTGAGATCAGAAGTTGCAGAGCTAAAGGAAATGAATAGTTGGCTgattattgaaaacaaacagtTAAGAGATGACAATCagaatttgaaaattgaaaggGACAGGTTGAAAGAAAGACTAGATAGCATATCTTTTTCTGAAGAAACTTTTAGtttgaatgaaaagaaatgtagtttttatACAGGATTACCTAACTTTGTTATAGTTAAAATGGTTTTTAATTTAGTTGCTTCACACATTAAGACatattcacaaaacaaattgacataa